In one Lolium rigidum isolate FL_2022 chromosome 3, APGP_CSIRO_Lrig_0.1, whole genome shotgun sequence genomic region, the following are encoded:
- the LOC124702288 gene encoding uncharacterized protein LOC124702288 isoform X2 — MSVAKNEEVCTHQLGLRLGEPVADVPIKKRPFLLSDKSVPSAMPLSMKPSSNSTGLSASAAGAGCSNEPFLNRSKSDIPNRSFTSSATEKQGLNGSSEVPSCGGSVAPIAKSQSQKFLTLDLQLASRQSAKINSISPVKKEKVDQGFSIFPSAIPSKDVQTTTAMESPSNSSLGKLSNLDLNVSLHPVDHLEVVPTMHTGHNVLHHTTFQHQKAQVPLVASLSTTSSRLSMNIGSTLNLSNEYDCSNNSGAADVTLDLQLKPPTRPELGISWKGLAPDPELSLSLSGHTPKGLNVRDAIFTSEPVGMTKIVSEEVATPISDKSPVEKILKPVPCNANPDTAMPSTVSGNMQILSSSLVKKEPEEPPRKHIQNNIKKAPLCDQQSVGQVSNCAEFEKAGNTYQVCRKAGFDLNSGNFPNNICNGLEVVTDSVPVQTGKLSDAVRTENMPAVSDVGKFIKHEEVTTNIPSPVITTISGQSVSSIAKSFLSKGSNPIKSRTDYKPTASLHARENVTRKPCDTKESCDVSRSSSNPTADSFVFKSLLRPVLDGMSQGSASMDCSDDVDNAVSQLPTTNKPLAESLVNSQITETNNLSVALQKEDHDMHHDCSSVTNKVHIQGLDDVKRANSKVVIATHSGEEHESEVSVNGKYRVKQMLTSEKSLPINNTDVAMQHVNIATSSADLRRSPSLGTSSSPKIYSTGPSHKKFDNTVEKSRMAVIKSERSQSPDGKQAANCSEGNGKIGAVKSEHGTETEDIARASNLQPSDSVLGEEDSYLDGASTSQPHDGSTKLQSVGEGSEHEKSKPDSSMTSAVQNEKDGQVNESHWRDVANAYVNRNERWERFMKSEREKKGEYHGGRQAYDMNNQRRMDHRYGGRGGRYHGHPRNFRGPRMNDDSEIDFPDEPITGRRRPFDNDFGHLHRNPHRRLRSPPNQMPGFLMRGMEHGPRLQMDDIPDEMMEERFFVPHPHQHHALGDHEFIHRDRSHSPGQRRGAPTHFHRGRSSETMNRSPPLNKTDRPYLPHQRHMRRRVSPPFDRVGHDERGMQRNMRRCGMHQGGREGDNFEPPLHPAQLAELHAEAEHTERRKFGERRAYRRSMEESPSDDEEMLLYHGDGDMEFADGDGGPREPDGRFRNRPEHRSRGEQEDGGYKFRGPQGCRGGSNSSDSKSKKRRY, encoded by the exons ATGTCGGTAGCCAAGAATGAAGAG GTTTGCACTCATCAACTTGGACTGCGGTTGGGTGAGCCAGTTGCTGACGTTCCTATTAAGAAAAGGCCGTTTTTATTGTCCGATAAATCAGTTCCATCTGCAATGCCGCTGTCGATGAAGCCCTCGTCTAATTCCACGGGGCTGTCTGCCTCGGCTGCTGGGGCAGGCTGTAGCAATGAGCCTTTCTTGAATAGATCGAAATCTGATATTCCCAACAGATCATTTACTTCATCCGCGACCGAGAAGCAAGGACTTAATGGCTCAAGCGAGGTCCCCTCTTGTGGAGGGAGTGTTGCTCCCATTGCCAAATCGCAGAGTCAGAAGTTTCTGACGTTGGATTTACAGTTAGCGTCTCGTCAGAGTGCCAAAATTAACTCTATTTCCCCTGTCAAGAAAGAGAAGGTAGATCAGGGGTTTTCTATCTTTCCTTCAGCAATACCTTCCAAGGATGTTCAAACAACAACTGCCATGGAATCTCCTTCTAACAGTAGCTTGGGAAAACTCTCTAATTTGGATCTTAATGTATCATTGCACCCAGTTGACCATCTTGAAGTCGTGCCTACAATGCACACAGGTCATAATGTACTCCATCATACAACATTTCAGCATCAGAAGGCACAGGTTCCCCTAGTGGCATCATTATCTACAACAAGCAGCCGACTGAGTATGAATATTGGCAGTACTCTGAACCTGTCCAATGAATATGATTGTTCTAACAATAGTGGAGCAGCTGATGTTACCTTAGATTTGCAACTTAAACCACCAACTAGACCGGAGCTTGGAATAAGCTGGAAAGGACTTGCTCCTGATCCAGAACTAAGCCTCTCTCTATCTGGTCACACACCCAAGGGTCTGAATGTTCGCGATGCTATATTTACATCTGAACCAGTTGGGATGACCAAAATTGTCAGCGAGGAGGTTGCTACACCAATCTCTGATAAATCACCAGTCGAGAAGATTCTGAAACCTGTTCCGTGTAATGCAAACCCTGACACAGCCATGCCATCAACAGTTTCTGGAAATATGCAGATATTATCCAGTAGCTTGGTGAAGAAAGAGCCTGAAGAACCTCCACGGAAACATATTCAGAACAACATAAAGAAGGCACCTCTCTGTGACCAGCAAAGTGTTGGACAGGTTAGCAACTGTGCTGAATTTGAAAAAGCTGGCAATACATACCAAGTGTGTCGTAAAGCTGGCTTTGATTTGAACTCTGGGAATTTCCCAAATAATATCTGCAATGGACTGGAGGTAGTGACTGATAGTGTTCCTGTACAAACGGGCAAGTTATCTGATGCCGTTCGCACTGAGAATATGCCTGCTGTTTCTGATGTTGGGAAATTTATCAAGCATGAAGAAGTCACAACTAATATCCCGAGTCCTGTGATTACAACAATAAGTGGCCAGTCTGTGTCATCCATTGCTAAATCATTCCTTTCGAAAG GCTCTAATCCTATCAAGTCTAGAACTGATTATAAACCAACAGCTAGTCTTCATGCTCGTGAAAATGTGACTCGCAAGCCTTGTGATACTAAAGAATCTTGTGATGTATCCAGAAGTTCCTCAAACCCTACAGCTGATTCTTTTGTTTTCAAATCTCTGCTCCGTCCTGTATTGGATGGTATGTCTCAAGGGAGTGCTTCAATGGACTGTTCAGATGACGTTGACAATGCTGTTTCACAGTTGCCTACTACCAATAAGCCTCTTGCTGAGTCACTGGTTAACAGTCAAATCACTGAGACTAATAATTTAAGCGTGGCGCTACAGAAGGAAGATCATGATATGCATCATGATTGCTCATCTGTGACAAATAAGGTTCACATCCAGGGCCTTGATGATGTGAAGCGTGCTAATTCTAAAGTTGTCATTGCCACGCACTCTGGTGAGGAGCATGAAAGTGAGGTTTCTGTTAATGGGAAATACAGAGTCAAACAAATGTTGACATCAGAAAAGAGCTTACCAATAAATAATACTGATGTTGCCATGCAACATGTTAATATTGCCACGTCTTCAGCAGATCTTAGAAGATCACCATCTTTGGGAACTTCAAGTTCCCCTAAAATATACTCTACTGGGCCATCTCACAAGAAATTTGATAACACTGTCGAGAAGAGTAGAATGGCAGTGATAAAATCTGAAAGGAGCCAGTCTCCTGATGGCAAGCAAGCTGCTAACTGTAGTGAGGGCAATGGAAAAATTGGTGCTGTAAAGAGTGAGCATGGGACAGAAACTGAAGATATTGCTAGAGCCTCTAATTTGCAGCCAAGTGATTCAGTTCTGGGTGAAGAAGATTCATATCTTGATGGAGCTTCAACCAGTCAACCTCATGATGGAAGTACAAAGTTGCAATCAGTGGGTGAAGGGTCAGAACATGAAAAATCCAAACCTGACTCTAGCATGACATCTGCTGTACAGAATGAAAAAGATGGACAGGTTAATGAATCACATTGGCGAGATGTGGCAAATGCCTATGTGAATAG GAATGAAAGATGGGAGCGGTTCATGAAATCTGagcgagagaagaagggagaatacCATGGTGGCAGACAAGCATACGACATGAACAATCAACGTAGGATGGACCACCGTTATGGTGGTCGTGGTGGTAGATATCATGGCCATCCAAGGAACTTCCGGGGTCCAAGAATGAACGACGATTCTGAAATTGACTTTCCAGATGAACCTATTACTGGCAGAAGGCGGCCATTTGATAATGACTTTGGGCATTTGCACCGAAATCCGCATAGGCGGTTACGTTCGCCACCGAATCAGATGCCTGGGTTCCTCATGAGAGGTATGGAGCATGGCCCTAGGCTACAGATGGATGATATCCCAGATGAGATGATGGAAGAGAGGTTTTTCGTGCCCCATCCCCATCAACATCACGCACTAGGTGATCATGAATTTATTCATAGGGACAGGAGCCATTCACCTGGGCAAAGAAGGGGTGCTCCTACGCATTTCCACCGGGGACGATCCTCTGAAACGATGAACAGGTCACCACCGTTAAACAAAACTGACAGACCATATTTACCCCACCAACGTCACATGCGACGCCGTGTTTCACCACCTTTTGACCGAGTCGGACATGATGAGAGAGGTATGCAGAGGAACATGAGGAGGTGTGGCATGCATCAAGGTGGCAGGGAAGGTGACAACTTTGAGCCACCTTTACATCCTGCTCAGCTTGCTGAACTACATGCAGAGGCTGAACATACAGAAAGAAGGAAGTTTGGGGAGAGGCGGGCGTATCGCCGGTCCATGGAAGAGAGCCCTTCCGATGACGAAGAGATGCTCTTGTACCACGGAGATGGTGACATGGAGTTTGCTGACGGTGATGGCGGCCCACGGGAGCCTGATGGCCGCTTCAGGAACAGACCGGAGCACCGGTCGAGGGGCGAGCAAGAAGACGGCGGCTACAAGTTCCGTGGTCCTCAGGGTTGTCGTGGTGGCAGCAACTCTAGTGACAGTAAATCGAAGAAGCGGAGGTACTGA
- the LOC124702288 gene encoding uncharacterized protein LOC124702288 isoform X1 — protein sequence MSVAKNEEVCTHQLGLRLGEPVADVPIKKRPFLLSDKSVPSAMPLSMKPSSNSTGLSASAAGAGCSNEPFLNRSKSDIPNRSFTSSATEKQGLNGSSEVPSCGGSVAPIAKSQSQKFLTLDLQLASRQSAKINSISPVKKEKVDQGFSIFPSAIPSKDVQTTTAMESPSNSSLGKLSNLDLNVSLHPVDHLEVVPTMHTGHNVLHHTTFQHQKAQVPLVASLSTTSSRLSMNIGSTLNLSNEYDCSNNSGAADVTLDLQLKPPTRPELGISWKGLAPDPELSLSLSGHTPKGLNVRDAIFTSEPVGMTKIVSEEVATPISDKSPVEKILKPVPCNANPDTAMPSTVSGNMQILSSSLVKKEPEEPPRKHIQNNIKKAPLCDQQSVGQVSNCAEFEKAGNTYQVCRKAGFDLNSGNFPNNICNGLEVVTDSVPVQTGKLSDAVRTENMPAVSDVGKFIKHEEVTTNIPSPVITTISGQSVSSIAKSFLSKGNVASPAVRLCELVTQPTIYTSEPAGSNPIKSRTDYKPTASLHARENVTRKPCDTKESCDVSRSSSNPTADSFVFKSLLRPVLDGMSQGSASMDCSDDVDNAVSQLPTTNKPLAESLVNSQITETNNLSVALQKEDHDMHHDCSSVTNKVHIQGLDDVKRANSKVVIATHSGEEHESEVSVNGKYRVKQMLTSEKSLPINNTDVAMQHVNIATSSADLRRSPSLGTSSSPKIYSTGPSHKKFDNTVEKSRMAVIKSERSQSPDGKQAANCSEGNGKIGAVKSEHGTETEDIARASNLQPSDSVLGEEDSYLDGASTSQPHDGSTKLQSVGEGSEHEKSKPDSSMTSAVQNEKDGQVNESHWRDVANAYVNRNERWERFMKSEREKKGEYHGGRQAYDMNNQRRMDHRYGGRGGRYHGHPRNFRGPRMNDDSEIDFPDEPITGRRRPFDNDFGHLHRNPHRRLRSPPNQMPGFLMRGMEHGPRLQMDDIPDEMMEERFFVPHPHQHHALGDHEFIHRDRSHSPGQRRGAPTHFHRGRSSETMNRSPPLNKTDRPYLPHQRHMRRRVSPPFDRVGHDERGMQRNMRRCGMHQGGREGDNFEPPLHPAQLAELHAEAEHTERRKFGERRAYRRSMEESPSDDEEMLLYHGDGDMEFADGDGGPREPDGRFRNRPEHRSRGEQEDGGYKFRGPQGCRGGSNSSDSKSKKRRY from the exons ATGTCGGTAGCCAAGAATGAAGAG GTTTGCACTCATCAACTTGGACTGCGGTTGGGTGAGCCAGTTGCTGACGTTCCTATTAAGAAAAGGCCGTTTTTATTGTCCGATAAATCAGTTCCATCTGCAATGCCGCTGTCGATGAAGCCCTCGTCTAATTCCACGGGGCTGTCTGCCTCGGCTGCTGGGGCAGGCTGTAGCAATGAGCCTTTCTTGAATAGATCGAAATCTGATATTCCCAACAGATCATTTACTTCATCCGCGACCGAGAAGCAAGGACTTAATGGCTCAAGCGAGGTCCCCTCTTGTGGAGGGAGTGTTGCTCCCATTGCCAAATCGCAGAGTCAGAAGTTTCTGACGTTGGATTTACAGTTAGCGTCTCGTCAGAGTGCCAAAATTAACTCTATTTCCCCTGTCAAGAAAGAGAAGGTAGATCAGGGGTTTTCTATCTTTCCTTCAGCAATACCTTCCAAGGATGTTCAAACAACAACTGCCATGGAATCTCCTTCTAACAGTAGCTTGGGAAAACTCTCTAATTTGGATCTTAATGTATCATTGCACCCAGTTGACCATCTTGAAGTCGTGCCTACAATGCACACAGGTCATAATGTACTCCATCATACAACATTTCAGCATCAGAAGGCACAGGTTCCCCTAGTGGCATCATTATCTACAACAAGCAGCCGACTGAGTATGAATATTGGCAGTACTCTGAACCTGTCCAATGAATATGATTGTTCTAACAATAGTGGAGCAGCTGATGTTACCTTAGATTTGCAACTTAAACCACCAACTAGACCGGAGCTTGGAATAAGCTGGAAAGGACTTGCTCCTGATCCAGAACTAAGCCTCTCTCTATCTGGTCACACACCCAAGGGTCTGAATGTTCGCGATGCTATATTTACATCTGAACCAGTTGGGATGACCAAAATTGTCAGCGAGGAGGTTGCTACACCAATCTCTGATAAATCACCAGTCGAGAAGATTCTGAAACCTGTTCCGTGTAATGCAAACCCTGACACAGCCATGCCATCAACAGTTTCTGGAAATATGCAGATATTATCCAGTAGCTTGGTGAAGAAAGAGCCTGAAGAACCTCCACGGAAACATATTCAGAACAACATAAAGAAGGCACCTCTCTGTGACCAGCAAAGTGTTGGACAGGTTAGCAACTGTGCTGAATTTGAAAAAGCTGGCAATACATACCAAGTGTGTCGTAAAGCTGGCTTTGATTTGAACTCTGGGAATTTCCCAAATAATATCTGCAATGGACTGGAGGTAGTGACTGATAGTGTTCCTGTACAAACGGGCAAGTTATCTGATGCCGTTCGCACTGAGAATATGCCTGCTGTTTCTGATGTTGGGAAATTTATCAAGCATGAAGAAGTCACAACTAATATCCCGAGTCCTGTGATTACAACAATAAGTGGCCAGTCTGTGTCATCCATTGCTAAATCATTCCTTTCGAAAGGTAATGTTGCCAGCCCTGCTGTTCGATTATGTGAATTAGTTACTCAGCCCACCATTTATACTTCAGAACCTGCAGGCTCTAATCCTATCAAGTCTAGAACTGATTATAAACCAACAGCTAGTCTTCATGCTCGTGAAAATGTGACTCGCAAGCCTTGTGATACTAAAGAATCTTGTGATGTATCCAGAAGTTCCTCAAACCCTACAGCTGATTCTTTTGTTTTCAAATCTCTGCTCCGTCCTGTATTGGATGGTATGTCTCAAGGGAGTGCTTCAATGGACTGTTCAGATGACGTTGACAATGCTGTTTCACAGTTGCCTACTACCAATAAGCCTCTTGCTGAGTCACTGGTTAACAGTCAAATCACTGAGACTAATAATTTAAGCGTGGCGCTACAGAAGGAAGATCATGATATGCATCATGATTGCTCATCTGTGACAAATAAGGTTCACATCCAGGGCCTTGATGATGTGAAGCGTGCTAATTCTAAAGTTGTCATTGCCACGCACTCTGGTGAGGAGCATGAAAGTGAGGTTTCTGTTAATGGGAAATACAGAGTCAAACAAATGTTGACATCAGAAAAGAGCTTACCAATAAATAATACTGATGTTGCCATGCAACATGTTAATATTGCCACGTCTTCAGCAGATCTTAGAAGATCACCATCTTTGGGAACTTCAAGTTCCCCTAAAATATACTCTACTGGGCCATCTCACAAGAAATTTGATAACACTGTCGAGAAGAGTAGAATGGCAGTGATAAAATCTGAAAGGAGCCAGTCTCCTGATGGCAAGCAAGCTGCTAACTGTAGTGAGGGCAATGGAAAAATTGGTGCTGTAAAGAGTGAGCATGGGACAGAAACTGAAGATATTGCTAGAGCCTCTAATTTGCAGCCAAGTGATTCAGTTCTGGGTGAAGAAGATTCATATCTTGATGGAGCTTCAACCAGTCAACCTCATGATGGAAGTACAAAGTTGCAATCAGTGGGTGAAGGGTCAGAACATGAAAAATCCAAACCTGACTCTAGCATGACATCTGCTGTACAGAATGAAAAAGATGGACAGGTTAATGAATCACATTGGCGAGATGTGGCAAATGCCTATGTGAATAG GAATGAAAGATGGGAGCGGTTCATGAAATCTGagcgagagaagaagggagaatacCATGGTGGCAGACAAGCATACGACATGAACAATCAACGTAGGATGGACCACCGTTATGGTGGTCGTGGTGGTAGATATCATGGCCATCCAAGGAACTTCCGGGGTCCAAGAATGAACGACGATTCTGAAATTGACTTTCCAGATGAACCTATTACTGGCAGAAGGCGGCCATTTGATAATGACTTTGGGCATTTGCACCGAAATCCGCATAGGCGGTTACGTTCGCCACCGAATCAGATGCCTGGGTTCCTCATGAGAGGTATGGAGCATGGCCCTAGGCTACAGATGGATGATATCCCAGATGAGATGATGGAAGAGAGGTTTTTCGTGCCCCATCCCCATCAACATCACGCACTAGGTGATCATGAATTTATTCATAGGGACAGGAGCCATTCACCTGGGCAAAGAAGGGGTGCTCCTACGCATTTCCACCGGGGACGATCCTCTGAAACGATGAACAGGTCACCACCGTTAAACAAAACTGACAGACCATATTTACCCCACCAACGTCACATGCGACGCCGTGTTTCACCACCTTTTGACCGAGTCGGACATGATGAGAGAGGTATGCAGAGGAACATGAGGAGGTGTGGCATGCATCAAGGTGGCAGGGAAGGTGACAACTTTGAGCCACCTTTACATCCTGCTCAGCTTGCTGAACTACATGCAGAGGCTGAACATACAGAAAGAAGGAAGTTTGGGGAGAGGCGGGCGTATCGCCGGTCCATGGAAGAGAGCCCTTCCGATGACGAAGAGATGCTCTTGTACCACGGAGATGGTGACATGGAGTTTGCTGACGGTGATGGCGGCCCACGGGAGCCTGATGGCCGCTTCAGGAACAGACCGGAGCACCGGTCGAGGGGCGAGCAAGAAGACGGCGGCTACAAGTTCCGTGGTCCTCAGGGTTGTCGTGGTGGCAGCAACTCTAGTGACAGTAAATCGAAGAAGCGGAGGTACTGA